From Lucilia cuprina isolate Lc7/37 chromosome 4, ASM2204524v1, whole genome shotgun sequence:
TAAGTAGCAATAAAATAATCTCGAcggttgtttttgtatataagtttatatttttttgattaacattgttttctttttctgaaaGGAGGagtatctttttttattttatgtaaaatttaatgattttatttaaggttttaaaCCTGTCTGTTTAACTTAAATCATTTTAGTTTTACATGAGTGATGAGTGTGTAGTTTTTGAATAAGTTTATATGCAGTATAGTTCTCATAAGCCGGTAGCTCCTGCAGCCATCATGCCGCCGTGATGATGGTGATGCATGCCACCATTTTGAAAATACATATAGTAATTGTAGGGTTGTTGAGAGGCAGCAGCGGCGGCAACAGCCACTTGTGTAGCGGCCACTTGATGTTGAGCCAAAGCTGCTGTATTCGAAGCACTTTCACAGTCTAGCAATTGTTGTGAACCCGTACCAGTGGCCGCACCCACGGGTGAATGTGTTAGTGGAAGTCCTGAGGGTATGCTACCACCTACTGGATTGCCTACTTGACAGCTGGCCCTTAAAGCTACGGCCTGATGATGAGCTAGTATATCGCTAACTGTATGCGAGGAGGGCCAACCATGAGCAGCAGCTGCTGCGGCGGCTGCCGAACGCATTTGATGTGTTTGTGTTGATCCCGTTTGTGGTGGTGAGGGACTACCACAAGACACAGCTGATTTCATATTGTAGGCACTATAGGGTTGATAATACAAGTGGGGATGATGTGCATGGGCCGCCACCGCTGCTGCTGCATGAGTGTGATGAGCCGTTGCTGCTGCAACTGCTGTGACCGCGGCATGTGAAGACGCATGATGACCGTGATGATGTGCATGGGCATGATGATGAGCGTGATGGGCAGCGGCATGTGTGTGAGAGTGTTGAGGTGAAACATTTGTTGTTGCCGAATTTCCCGTTATCACTGAACCACCACCAGCACCACCactgtgatgatgatgatgtgttATAGAACCCAGTTTATTGCGTAATATTCTCGATATCGAACTAACACTGGGTACATTCGTTTTATCACAGATACCCTCACTCAACAAACGATCACGTATTTCCCAAGCAAAAATACCAGGATCTCTTTGCTTCAACTCTCTTATGTAGTTCACCACCTTGGGTGTAGTAACACGAGGTTTCGAACCTCCAATAGCACCCGGTAATATGGAACCAGTTTCATGATATCTGGCTAGAATTTTTGAAACACAACCATGACTCACTCTTAGCTGACGACTAATATCACAGGGTCTTATGCCGAGGCGGGCCAGCTCAACAATGCGCATGCGTGTTGCATTCGGTAACGGTCGACCATTGACAAACACGCCTCCCAATTGGTTGACTTCACCATATTGAGGGCATTGATTCtctaaaattgaaagaaaagaaaatatgattaatatctggaaaattttcttggaatatgtatgtatttgttattattatgtttagTAATTAttattgtgtgtgtttttgtgtttctgctataaagagaaaatacatatttgcaCTCGTATTAGcacacaattaaaatttaatggtaAAGTTCCGAGAATTGCGGATATTGCTTGTGTTTGCATTTAGTTTTTAGATGTTAAGATTTTaatggtaaaataaaaaaatacatatgaatatggGTAATAATGATGTTGGCCTAAGAACCAAGACTCCCCAGAAGACAGATCCAATActaattttctttaagtgtattttagttattgtatttttattttttgttaatttctttgtCCCAATATTACATTATGACCATGGAAATTACACTCTCTTAACACATGTAATATGATACAAAAACATGATTGTAGTTAAGAActaagaaaaaagaaacttaGTGCCCTATTATCAACAAGTGTGTTTTGGATTGAAAGAAAATCAATGGCACTAAATGTTTATTAAGTACTTTTATAAGTGTAAAGTAAAGCCATTTCtaattgttttgaaacaaaaatcgTAGATGTTACAGTAGCTCCGCTGCCACTGAATTGTATTGCGTTTTTTTGTAGTATTGATTATGAGGCATACAGCTTGTTGTACTTATAATCTGCAAGTCCATAAATTTTACTACATTTTTTGAagtaatcataaaaataatgactacaaaaaacacacacacacaaacaacagAAACATTTAAAGAACTAATATGAACGAAcgtgttaaaactttttttcgagaattatgaatgaaagtttgaatatgaatatgaaaaaaactaGAAGAAGAATGTAATAAGGTCATTACTCTAATATATATATTGAGGAAAGAAAGAGAGAGTGAGAACGATATGTGCAGTTTTTAAAAGATGAATAATGATTCAGACTGttaacaaatattaaggaaGTTCAGAAAGTAGGCTCAGTGTCGGCTAGTCCCTTATAGATCTTGGCAttcctaatatacatatgtttagtAATTATGTGGTTAGGGTGTGCCATGATATCCTCCCAAATGTGTAGCCTATCCTAATTCACTTATCCCAATGGATTAATGAACTTAGCCCAATTTTAAGGCTTGGACCTCAACGAAAAACCCCATgtcttacaaaaaataaaaagaaatatcataGTTCAACCCAATGGATTAATTAATGGACTTAGCCCAATTTCTAAGCTTGGTTCTCAACCCGTGAATCAGgtcttacaaaaacaacaacagattaTTTGAGTTCAACCTTTGTGGTCTTTTAATTTCTTAGATTTATGCTTTATTGTACTGACGAAGTGCTGGTAGGTCTACCCATGCCAGAGGTGCTCATGACGAGCACATACTAAGAATTACCTCTCCCATCACTTGTAGCGTCTGTTTCTCTCCGTTTGGGGGGTGGAGGTGGTCTACCAGTCTAAGTACTTGTCAAAAGATCTCTACTCATCCTTGGACGAGTATCTTTTGACAGTACAGTCCGTTCGGAATATTTAAAATCGTGCCCCGCGTATCCGGTAAGGGGCCTAACAATTTCAGGAGACCCTAACCCCACGGCGAAGGCGACAGGCTGAGGAGAGTCGAGTGCTACTGCCACCCAGAAAGTTCACAAAGATGGCCTAATGACTACTGATTCCTCATAGACCTTTGCGTTcataatatacatttatatatctAGTATGTGTTAAGGGTCTATACCACAAAAAAGTCAACTGTCCAACCTATCCTATTTTATGCTATGGATTTATGGACTTTTTCAGTCCCAGGCTTGCGCTTCAACGCACTGGAttataattgaataattttaacaacaacagaaaaatatCTGAGTTCAACCTCAGTAATTTCTAATAGAGAACATTTTGTGGTTGCTTTGAAAGCCAAGAAAGAATCAAACTTATTTCGATAAGCGATAAAGATAAGCGATAAAGAAACGAACGGGACGAGTCCTAGACTAAAAGTCTGGAGCCACTTCTTTCATGTTTTCATGCTTGAGCATATTTCATCAGGAACCCTTTGTTCTTACCAAATTCTGAAATGTCGATTATGATAATTGGCCGGATCAGCTGTGCTTATTCCACAAAGAAATGATTCGAAAcatgattttcttttataacgTTTAAACAGCATTTCGGACAAATCGTGTTACAATTTCCCTGAATTCTGTTGCTCGCAAACGTTTTGATATTACTGCTCGAGTTGCTCCCAATAATTTTGCAAGATCTCTTTGAGTTGGACAACATTCATGATGGAGTAATGCCTTCAATTTATACACTTACAGCTTATTTAAAATGAAGCTAAGGAAGCTAAATCATGGACCGATATTAcccaattttcaatataaaaaaactacattaaCTATCGGTCTGTTGAACTTTACAAGATAAAGAAACATACAGTGATGACTTGATggtcatagaaaattttaaagactcGACATATAATCTTTTGGATAGGTCTACGcaaatatttcaatgaaaatgacaaaaatatgaaattttgaatcaCAACACTATCTCGTGAAACTCCCTAATGTACCTTTAAAAGTATCTAAACAAAAaatgatttacaaaaaaagtacttaatgtAATACGAATCAATAGACTTTCGTTTTGTTTAGAACTTTGCTCACAGATGTTCAGTTTCAGTTtgcaaattagaaaaaaaaaaaaaaaatactaaacaattTTCTAGTTTTCTTTCAATGGCAAAAtccaaagaaattttaaaattgggtaaatgtgttgttattgctgattagtttttgttgctgcataataattgttataaagaaattataacaCAAATTTATTACCGGAAATCTTAAcgatatattttttgcttttttagtaaATGCATAAATAgcacaaaatatacatacatatattcatagtCATAATTTAGtagtaatttgttaatttatttcaacaaatattaactttaaattacttttttatttttaatgatattttttgaaatagatTTCTTAATTGTTATGACtaagtttaaaattatgattttaaaacgTGTCATTGCATTAATTCTATTTAATGTTTAGGTAGCTATAATGAATATATAGAGTAAAATACGAATTTTAAACGCTGTAATTTAGAGTAATGCTAAAAGGGAGCTCTCTTGTGAGCTCT
This genomic window contains:
- the LOC111690981 gene encoding paired box pox-meso protein, with translation MMDPENQCPQYGEVNQLGGVFVNGRPLPNATRMRIVELARLGIRPCDISRQLRVSHGCVSKILARYHETGSILPGAIGGSKPRVTTPKVVNYIRELKQRDPGIFAWEIRDRLLSEGICDKTNVPSVSSISRILRNKLGSITHHHHHSGGAGGGSVITGNSATTNVSPQHSHTHAAAHHAHHHAHAHHHGHHASSHAAVTAVAAATAHHTHAAAAVAAHAHHPHLYYQPYSAYNMKSAVSCGSPSPPQTGSTQTHQMRSAAAAAAAAHGWPSSHTVSDILAHHQAVALRASCQVGNPVGGSIPSGLPLTHSPVGAATGTGSQQLLDCESASNTAALAQHQVAATQVAVAAAAASQQPYNYYMYFQNGGMHHHHHGGMMAAGATGL